The following are from one region of the Thiocapsa rosea genome:
- a CDS encoding DUF2309 domain-containing protein, with product MKMLDTTLIGVRWTLYDLVDRLYGTRINATLNELQIKGCMDFLDEGQSVWRMPGRRQGMFRAWSHIAKRNRRLRLHGLDVGEILTRTEQPEAAIDLVMNRLQIPETLWMDYFALELAKLHGWAGFVRWRSQAKGYYWQERNPADLVDFIAIRLVLSLPLIEEAGKEHRRDFRYPAWVRYLEAHPHEALLRHELHSGAILPDYAHRVEVVLDGADAAQIKTLCSEYEREKTAREAAMRALRLQELCERAGIPRAELAGKRSGTLRRMIEAVYSFRAHEGFVWTQALERTYIRDLLAKLAAHRTRTADAVRRPDEPHVNGGDIQALFCIDVRSERLRRQLEQLGHYETFGVAGFFGVPVNFIEFGKGHEAALCPAIVTPSNVALEMPHSHPSGGHGHEGHALFQLATEVVHDLKSTVLAPYITVEAVGLLFGFDMVGKTLAPAAYTRWRKTLDNGRQPTRLMIDKISKDDALDLIATLQDEMVVRAIDRHFGVKREAITTGMIRELREIALGHATRPSGFAQRFDLDTAAETLFLTSLRLEYGLNPDQARIQLEHLARIGFRIERQALLVDNLLKTIGLVDDFAKIVLVVGHGSSSQNNPYESALDCGACGGDRGLVNARIFAAMANRREVRDRLAERGIRIPDDTCFIPALHDTTTDETTLYDIEQLPPGRLTQVSRIQEDLAAAGRLCAQERCIELGETGVPSPESAAGRVKRHAMDWTQVRPEWGLSKNASFIIGSRSLTRALDLEGRAFLHSYDHRQDPSGELLVGILSGPLIVAQWINLEYYFSAVDNEVFGSGSKIYHNVVGRFGVMTGNVGDLRTGLPAQAVAKGDRPYHQPMRLITLIEAPLSCIQEALDKVFKVRELVKNGWVRLLVLDPETERVSLFEHGLWTAQPWPAGTDRSARVARPLGAKPARQHRKRAATLEESP from the coding sequence ATGAAGATGCTCGACACGACTCTGATCGGCGTGCGCTGGACGCTCTACGATCTCGTCGATCGGCTCTACGGCACCCGGATCAATGCGACCCTCAACGAGCTGCAGATCAAGGGTTGCATGGACTTCCTGGATGAAGGTCAATCCGTCTGGCGTATGCCCGGCCGTCGGCAAGGCATGTTCCGCGCTTGGAGCCATATCGCCAAGCGCAATCGCCGCCTGCGTCTGCACGGGCTCGATGTCGGGGAGATTCTGACACGGACCGAACAGCCGGAGGCGGCGATCGATCTGGTCATGAATCGGCTGCAGATCCCCGAGACGCTCTGGATGGATTATTTCGCCCTCGAGCTCGCCAAGCTGCATGGCTGGGCCGGTTTCGTGCGCTGGCGTTCGCAGGCCAAGGGCTACTATTGGCAGGAGCGCAATCCGGCGGACTTGGTCGACTTCATCGCGATTCGACTGGTGCTCTCCCTGCCGTTGATCGAAGAGGCCGGCAAGGAGCATCGGCGCGACTTCCGCTATCCCGCCTGGGTTCGGTATCTCGAAGCGCATCCCCACGAAGCTCTGCTGCGCCATGAGTTGCACTCGGGCGCGATCCTCCCCGATTACGCACATCGGGTCGAGGTCGTACTCGACGGCGCAGACGCCGCGCAGATCAAAACACTCTGCTCGGAATACGAGCGCGAGAAGACTGCACGCGAGGCCGCGATGCGTGCACTGCGCCTGCAGGAGCTGTGCGAGCGGGCCGGCATCCCGCGCGCGGAGCTGGCCGGAAAACGCTCGGGAACACTGCGCCGAATGATCGAGGCGGTCTACAGCTTCCGCGCGCACGAGGGGTTCGTCTGGACGCAGGCGCTGGAACGCACCTATATCCGCGACCTGCTCGCGAAGCTGGCCGCTCACCGGACGCGGACCGCCGATGCCGTGCGCAGACCGGACGAGCCGCATGTCAACGGTGGCGACATTCAAGCGCTGTTTTGCATCGATGTGCGTTCCGAGAGACTGCGGCGCCAGCTCGAGCAGCTCGGTCATTACGAGACCTTCGGTGTCGCCGGCTTCTTCGGCGTCCCGGTCAACTTCATCGAGTTCGGCAAGGGCCACGAGGCCGCACTCTGTCCGGCCATCGTCACGCCGAGCAATGTCGCACTGGAGATGCCGCACTCACACCCGTCCGGCGGTCACGGGCATGAGGGCCACGCGCTGTTTCAACTCGCCACCGAGGTCGTGCACGATCTCAAGAGCACCGTGCTCGCGCCCTATATCACGGTCGAGGCGGTCGGATTGTTGTTCGGATTCGACATGGTCGGCAAGACCCTGGCGCCCGCCGCCTACACCCGCTGGCGCAAGACGCTCGACAACGGCAGACAGCCGACCCGACTCATGATCGACAAGATCTCCAAGGACGACGCACTCGATCTGATCGCGACCCTTCAGGACGAGATGGTGGTGAGGGCCATCGATCGGCATTTCGGGGTCAAGCGCGAGGCCATTACGACCGGCATGATCCGCGAGTTGCGCGAGATCGCACTGGGTCACGCCACCCGACCGAGCGGCTTCGCCCAGCGCTTCGACCTCGACACCGCTGCCGAGACCCTGTTCCTGACCAGCCTGCGCCTGGAGTACGGACTGAATCCCGATCAGGCCAGAATCCAGCTCGAGCATCTGGCACGGATCGGGTTTCGGATCGAACGTCAGGCGCTGTTGGTCGACAACCTTCTGAAGACCATCGGCTTGGTCGATGACTTCGCGAAGATCGTCTTGGTCGTCGGTCACGGCAGCAGCTCGCAGAACAACCCCTACGAATCGGCATTGGACTGCGGGGCCTGCGGCGGCGACCGCGGTTTGGTGAATGCCCGTATCTTCGCGGCGATGGCGAATCGGCGCGAAGTGCGCGATCGGCTCGCCGAGCGCGGTATCCGGATCCCGGACGACACCTGTTTCATCCCTGCCCTGCACGACACCACCACCGACGAGACGACACTCTACGACATCGAGCAGCTGCCGCCCGGCCGGCTGACTCAGGTCTCGCGCATCCAGGAAGATCTGGCCGCCGCCGGTCGCCTCTGCGCGCAGGAACGCTGCATCGAGCTGGGGGAGACCGGGGTGCCTTCTCCGGAGTCCGCCGCGGGCCGGGTCAAGCGCCACGCCATGGATTGGACACAGGTGCGCCCGGAATGGGGCCTGTCGAAGAACGCCTCCTTCATCATCGGCAGCCGCAGCCTCACGCGTGCGCTCGATCTCGAGGGTCGCGCCTTCCTGCATTCCTACGACCATCGCCAGGACCCATCGGGCGAGCTGCTTGTGGGCATCCTCTCCGGCCCGCTGATCGTCGCCCAGTGGATCAACTTGGAGTACTACTTCTCGGCCGTCGACAACGAGGTCTTCGGCAGCGGCAGCAAGATCTACCACAACGTGGTTGGCCGCTTCGGCGTGATGACGGGCAACGTCGGCGACTTGCGCACAGGGCTCCCGGCCCAGGCCGTCGCCAAGGGCGATCGGCCCTACCATCAGCCGATGCGGTTGATCACCCTCATCGAGGCGCCGCTGTCCTGCATACAAGAGGCTTTGGACAAGGTCTTCAAGGTTCGCGAGCTGGTGAAGAACGGCTGGGTGCGTCTGTTGGTCCTCGATCCCGAGACGGAGCGCGTTTCTCTGTTCGAGCATGGTCTCTGGACCGCACAGCCCTGGCCGGCCGGAACGGACCGCAGCGCCCGGGTGGCCAGACCCCTCGGCGCCAAACCGGCTCGACAACATCGAAAACGCGCCGCAACCCTGGAGGAATCGCCATGA
- a CDS encoding putative inorganic carbon transporter subunit DabA, with product MVTVAGEFLPFMWPMRNYIYNNPLNGFEHLPFEEAVEQATRLFHARGYLRRTDYQAMMDEGRIDLEVIQDLVSEFLRDWAPNDDSGEDDGEPLDLEHILTTLMTRMDQPSVGDAYPSTDAILARLRPSADQP from the coding sequence ATGGTCACGGTCGCCGGCGAGTTCCTGCCCTTCATGTGGCCGATGCGCAACTATATTTACAACAATCCGCTGAACGGGTTCGAGCATCTTCCGTTCGAGGAGGCAGTCGAGCAGGCGACCCGACTCTTTCACGCACGGGGCTATCTGCGCCGAACCGACTATCAAGCCATGATGGACGAAGGCCGGATCGATCTCGAGGTGATCCAAGACCTGGTCTCCGAGTTCCTGCGAGACTGGGCACCGAATGACGATTCCGGCGAGGACGATGGCGAGCCGCTCGACCTCGAGCACATCCTCACGACACTCATGACCCGGATGGATCAGCCGAGCGTCGGCGACGCCTATCCGAGCACGGATGCGATCTTGGCCCGACTTCGCCCGTCGGCGGATCAGCCATGA
- a CDS encoding NADH-quinone oxidoreductase subunit L — MIAYAAYLLPILGLVSACVVLVSAERLGERISGISVGFSLSIFVLALGLFIEQIASGQGQLATLGGIGLFSLYFDSLSALMALAVSAISLIVHLYSRRYMRDDPAYTRFFVLLDSINAMIMLMVLAGDLLTLLLAWHSIGILLYFLLNHDTRREAANRYAFWTLITHRIGDLPLMAAAALLYYSYGTLSIPLLFDAIAADPGRTSVFGLPITETVGVLVLIAAFAKSAQFPFHTWLPYTMEGPTPVSALMHAGIVNSGGFLINRFAPVFVQTDSVLQIALLIGLVTAIMGSVMMLMQSDIKRALGYSTMGQMGYMVMECGLGAFSLAIFHLIAHGVFKATLFLDSGSLIARARKDPNLPEGEIYKFMVERKAPKPPLSWIVFAGITIAVPLIILVAAHQVVDEGFLSHQGAIILLLFGWITGAQTLFFVYKIGGEQPFKLLGYVILSFALVILTYVLVGHTIDTLLYPDPAFRDALYRAASLPAPLFTLLMLVLVTLIAAGWMLVFWSTAKQEPLTRRYRDLYLSIYALMSREFYIADLYGRLAGFMLARSRRLNALMRWV; from the coding sequence GTGATCGCATACGCCGCCTATCTGCTCCCGATCCTGGGATTGGTCTCGGCCTGTGTCGTCTTGGTGTCGGCCGAGCGACTGGGCGAGCGGATCTCGGGGATCAGCGTGGGCTTTAGCCTGTCGATCTTCGTCTTGGCGCTCGGGTTGTTTATAGAGCAGATCGCCTCGGGTCAAGGGCAGCTTGCGACCCTTGGCGGCATCGGTCTCTTCTCGCTGTATTTCGACTCGCTCTCGGCATTGATGGCGCTGGCCGTGAGCGCGATCAGTCTGATCGTCCATCTCTATTCCAGACGCTATATGCGGGACGATCCCGCCTATACACGCTTTTTCGTGCTGCTGGACAGCATCAACGCCATGATCATGCTCATGGTCCTGGCGGGCGATCTGCTGACCTTGCTGCTCGCCTGGCATTCCATCGGCATCCTTCTCTATTTTTTACTCAACCACGATACCCGCCGCGAGGCGGCGAATCGCTACGCCTTCTGGACACTCATCACGCATCGCATCGGGGACCTGCCCTTGATGGCGGCCGCGGCTCTGCTGTATTACAGCTACGGCACCCTGAGCATTCCGCTTCTTTTCGATGCGATCGCGGCCGACCCGGGACGCACCAGCGTCTTCGGCCTCCCCATCACGGAAACCGTCGGGGTGCTCGTCTTGATCGCGGCCTTCGCCAAATCGGCCCAGTTTCCCTTCCATACTTGGCTGCCCTACACGATGGAAGGCCCGACACCGGTGTCGGCCTTGATGCACGCGGGCATCGTCAATTCGGGCGGTTTTCTGATCAATCGCTTTGCACCGGTCTTTGTACAGACCGATTCGGTATTGCAAATCGCACTGCTGATCGGGCTCGTGACGGCCATCATGGGATCGGTGATGATGCTGATGCAGAGCGACATCAAGAGGGCGCTGGGTTATTCGACCATGGGTCAGATGGGCTATATGGTCATGGAATGCGGCCTCGGCGCCTTTTCGTTGGCGATCTTTCATCTGATCGCCCACGGGGTCTTCAAGGCGACCTTGTTCCTGGATTCGGGAAGTTTGATTGCACGCGCGCGCAAGGATCCGAACCTGCCGGAGGGCGAGATCTATAAGTTCATGGTCGAGCGCAAGGCACCCAAGCCACCCTTGTCTTGGATCGTGTTTGCCGGGATCACCATCGCGGTTCCGCTCATCATCCTGGTTGCCGCCCATCAGGTCGTCGACGAGGGCTTTCTCAGTCATCAAGGGGCCATCATCCTTCTGCTCTTCGGCTGGATCACGGGCGCTCAAACCCTCTTCTTCGTCTACAAGATCGGCGGCGAGCAGCCTTTCAAGCTGCTGGGCTATGTCATCCTGTCCTTTGCCCTGGTCATCCTGACCTATGTCTTGGTCGGGCATACGATCGACACCTTGCTTTATCCGGATCCGGCCTTCCGCGACGCGCTGTACCGGGCCGCATCCTTGCCGGCACCGCTGTTCACCCTGCTGATGCTCGTCTTGGTCACCCTGATTGCGGCGGGTTGGATGCTGGTGTTCTGGTCGACCGCCAAGCAGGAGCCACTCACGCGTCGCTACCGTGACCTCTACTTGTCTATCTACGCCTTGATGTCACGGGAGTTTTATATCGCAGACCTCTACGGGCGCCTGGCCGGGTTCATGCTGGCACGCTCGCGCCGGCTCAATGCATTGATGCGGTGGGTCTGA
- the moaA gene encoding GTP 3',8-cyclase MoaA yields the protein MKRETAFQTEERTVEQEPGLIDRFGRRITYVRLSVTDRCDLRCVYCMSEKMTFLPRSQLLTLEEMARLGRCFSELGVTKLRVTGGEPLVRPNVIWLFEQLGGLSTIRDLTLTTNATQLGRYAQSLKDAGVTRINISLDTLDPERFRKITRVGQIEKTLSGLDAALRVGFRKIKLNTVVLKNRNHDEVADLVRFAIDRGIDISFIEEMPLGVIGDHDRAEAYYSSDAIRQDLAEHFDLLPTIEATGGPSKYFRVAGEETRVGFISPHSHNFCGDCNRVRVTAEGRLLLCLGQEHSADLRRALRGNPTEDARVKKAIVAAMNIKPRGHDFDLQAKPIIFRHMNMTGG from the coding sequence GTGAAACGAGAAACTGCCTTTCAAACCGAAGAGCGGACGGTCGAACAGGAGCCGGGTTTGATCGATCGGTTCGGCCGCCGGATCACCTATGTGCGTCTCTCCGTTACCGATCGTTGCGATCTGCGCTGTGTCTATTGCATGTCGGAGAAGATGACCTTTCTGCCGCGCAGCCAACTTCTGACTCTCGAGGAGATGGCAAGACTCGGCAGATGTTTCAGCGAGCTGGGTGTGACCAAGTTGAGGGTCACGGGCGGCGAGCCGTTGGTGCGTCCGAATGTGATCTGGTTGTTCGAACAATTGGGCGGGCTCTCGACTATCCGTGACCTGACGCTCACGACCAACGCGACCCAGCTCGGGCGCTATGCGCAGTCACTGAAGGATGCCGGAGTGACCCGTATCAATATCAGCCTGGATACGCTGGATCCGGAGCGTTTTCGTAAGATCACCCGAGTCGGACAGATCGAGAAGACACTGAGCGGACTCGATGCGGCCCTGCGGGTCGGCTTCCGGAAGATCAAATTGAATACGGTGGTACTCAAGAACCGCAATCACGACGAGGTCGCCGACCTGGTGCGCTTCGCCATCGATCGCGGGATCGACATCAGCTTTATCGAGGAGATGCCGTTGGGCGTGATCGGCGATCATGACCGGGCCGAGGCCTACTACTCGAGCGATGCCATTCGCCAGGATCTCGCAGAGCATTTCGACCTTCTGCCGACGATCGAGGCGACCGGCGGACCTTCCAAATACTTTCGCGTCGCCGGCGAAGAGACACGCGTCGGCTTCATCTCACCGCACAGCCACAACTTCTGCGGAGACTGCAATCGCGTGCGGGTGACCGCAGAGGGACGTCTGCTGCTCTGCCTGGGTCAGGAGCATTCGGCAGACCTTCGCCGCGCGCTGCGCGGAAATCCGACCGAGGACGCGCGGGTCAAGAAGGCGATCGTCGCAGCCATGAACATCAAACCCCGCGGTCACGACTTCGACCTTCAGGCCAAGCCGATCATCTTTCGTCATATGAATATGACGGGTGGGTGA